The window AGATGACCAGCTCGACGCAGTACCTTTGGTACCAGGATTTACTGGTGGACGATAACGAACAGGACGTCGCGGAATATTTCCGGGTGAACGTGACGAAGATCGACAAGGAAGGCAAGATCAACATTTACGGGTACGGCAGGGGCACGAAGCAGATCTCGAGCGACCAGGATTACCTGGGGAGGCTATACTACTTATATGTCGATTACAGGGATGTCCTCAAGGACCATCTCGATCTGAGGGCGGGCAGGACCTACGTAAGCTCCGCCGCGGTTTCCGGAACCATCGATGGCGCCTACCTCGACTTCAGGAACCTGGGGCCGGTGGGGGTCACCGTTTTCGGCGGCAGGAACGTGATCTTCGATGAAAAGAGGGAGATCGGCACGAGAGGGGATGCGCTCGCGGGAATGAGCGTCTACCTGGACACGGTAAAAAATACCCACATAGAACTGAGCGCCGGGAGGAAATACCGGGATACCGACGTGGCGCGCGAGAACATCGGCCTCGATTTTTCCACCACGCCCATCGGCAAGGTCAACATCTACGGACGCCTGAAATACGACACCATCGCGGAAACGACCAACGAACTGCTTTTCGGCGCCAAGGTGGCCCCCTTCAATGATCTGGTCCTTCGGGGCGAGTATTACCAGAGTTACGCCACGTTCGATACGGCGTCCATATTCAGCGTTTTCGCCGTGAACCAGTACAAGGAGGGAAGCCTTTCCGCCGAGTACCGGATCAACGACAAGTACCGTGTCAACGCGAAATTCGCCAGGGAAGATTTCGACGACGACGCGGACGCGAACGTTTTTGAACTCGGTTTTCTTGCCAAGCCGATCAAGGATCTCACCCTCGATGCGTCGTATGAAAAGAGAAGCGGCTTTGCCGGCAAGCTGGACGGCATCCGCCTTCATGGCGAGTACAAGATCGCCAAGGCGACGCTGCAGGCGGGCATCGATTACGACGACTTCCGGCGGGAATGGTCCAGGGATGATTCCGCAAAGAAGTACTGGGGCGCCGTGAGCTACGAATACAGCAAGATGATCAGCGCCATCCTGAGGGCGGAAGACGATGTCAATTTCAGATATGACAACAGTTACCAGGGATTTGCCGCCGTAAATCTCAATTTTTAACCTTGTGAGGAGAGACCATGAAATACAACGGGACGTTTAAATTTATCTTTCTGTTGACGGCCTTTCTTCTTCTTGCGCTCGTCACGCTCTCCTTCGCGAGGACGAACCACAGGGAATACCGGAGCCTGAAGCCCGACGAATGTACGGAGTGCCACCAGGGTTCCGACGTTATCCCGAACCACGGCGCCTTCTGGATGAAGGAGCACCGGCTGACGGCGGAGAAGGCGGGCAGCAACTGCGCGGATTGCCACCAGCAATCCTTCTGCCTCGACTGCCACGTCGGCGGGGGGATCGAACCGGACTTGAAGAGCAGCCTCTCGAGGAGAGGCGAGTACATGCCGAAGACGCATCGGTCCGACTGGATCTCCATCCACTCCATGAAGGCGACGGACAACCCCCAGAACTGCTACCGCTGCCACGAGTCGGGATTCTGCAACGACTGCCACAAGGGGATCCGGGAGAAGGGCAACATGAGGATCCGCTCCCACCGGAAGGCCGGGCCCTCGAACCAGACCTACAACTGGAATTCCGACCATGCCGCGGAAGCGCGGCGGAATCTCCAGTCGTGCGAGTCCTGCCATCCGGACGCCGATGTGTGCGTGGCGTGCCACCGCAGCGGGCAGACGAATCCCCACCCCAAAAACTGGAGAGACATATCGAAACGATACAAGGATGAAAGCAGGGGAAGGACATGCAGGAAGTGTCACATAACCATTCCATGAAAATACCCGCGAGGAGGAATGAGGCAATGAAGAACAGATGTCTGGGTTTCGCCTCCGTACTGTCGCTCTGTATGGTGGTGCTGCTGATCGGCGGCTGCGGTTCGTCGGGAAACAAGGAAGGCGACGCGGGGCTGACCAACGTGGGGGACACGGTCTGCATCCAGTGCCACAGCGCCGTCCAGGATCCCCTGACGCAGCAGAGCATCATCACCCAGTATGAAAGAAGCTCGCCGCACAAGGATTCGGCGCACGCGAACAACGGCAACGGCTGCGAGGCGTGCCACGGCAGCGCTTCCCAGCACAACGGCGTGGGACCGATCCCGTACCCCGATCCGTTCAAGGATAACGGCACGCGCTGCGCGTCCTGCCACGCCGGGCCCTACGCCACCGACGCGCCGACCAAGTTCGCCGCTTCCGGTCACGCCAACGTGGCGATCGAAGAGGGCAATTCGTGCCGGCGTTGCCATACCCATGAAGGCGCAGTGCTCGGCAATATCGGCGGCCTGACCGGAAATAAAGAGATCATGGACAGCTTGGTCAATCAAGGGTTCGTGCCCTATAGCACGACGGTCTCCCAATTCAAATGCTCGACCTGCCACGAGCACGGCGCGGGCCTCCGCCTCGTCATGGCGAGAGACAACAACAGCAACATCGTCAACTGGAACCCGGACAAGAACCAGGAGCCCGGCCAGTTCGACCTCTGCACGAGCTGCCATACCATGTACGACTACACGGGCAACACGCTGCTGGCCTCCGGGACGGCTGCCGATCCCGCCACCGGCAAGCCGGCGACGGGAATGGTCGGTCACCACGAAACCTCCTGGTACCGGATCATCGCCACCACCCACTTCGACAACCCGGTCACCGGCAGGAACACGGGCGACAACGCCGCCCTGGACAATGGGAACATCATCGAGGGCTACAACCTCCGGAAAAATACCGCGAACCCCTGCTTCGACTGCCACGGACATGAGTCGTATGCGGGAACCCGGCGCGGTCAGACCACCACGCCGACCATCTACACCGACTGGGCGCAGTCCAACCATGCCGGCGGCCTGCTGAGGGCCAAGTATACGGCGACCACCGGGTTGTCGGGAGCAACAGCGGTTGATTCCGCCATGGTTTCCGGTGTCAGCGCTACCGATTGCACCGTTACCGTCGGATCTCTCACGCGCGTCACCAGCGGCGGCGACGCCTGGGCCCATTACAACTGGGACCGTACCGGCCGGGCCTCCTGCCAGAAGTGCCACACGGCTACCGGCGTTTCGAATTACCTGGACGATCCGGCGAACTATGTACCGGCGAATAACAGCTTCTCGCACCTGACCGGCGGCCAGAACGAACTGCTCTACTGCTGGGGTTGCCATAAAAACGCGGCCAAGGGCCTGCTGTACACGCCGGGCGCCATCACGGCGGATTACAATTTCAAGGGTACCGGCGCAACCAGCGCCAAGGCCGTTTTCCCCGACGTAGGCGCTTCCAACATCTGCATCACCTGCCATTCCGGCCGGGAGAGCGGTGAAACCGTCAACGCCCTTACCGTCACCTTCGACAACGTCAGCTTCAAGAACTCCCACTACCTGGCGGTCGGCGGCCTGATGTACGTGAAGTCCGGATTCATCAACTTCATCGACCTCAGCACCGCCATCGGGACCAGCACCTACGGGGCGTCCCTTACCTCCACGGACGACGGCGGCGCGGTCTCCAGCACCCACCGGAAACTCGGCACGACCGCCATCAACGGCGACAGCCACAACGCGGCCGCCTTCACCCCGGGGAATTTCGACTCGAACGGCCCCTGCATCACCTGCCACATGCAGGCGACCGGCCAGCCGACCCGGACTACGAGCCACACCTGGGAGATCAACTGGAACGCCTTCAATCAGGTCTGCATCAAGTGCCACGATGAAGAAGGCGGCGTCGCGCTCGACAACACGAACTTCGAGGAACTCTTCATCGACGAGCAGGCCATCCCGTTCCAGAACGCCCTGGCCCTGGCCATCGACAGGCTCATGGCGAGATACGAAATCACCTACAATCCGGCGAGCAATCCGTACTTCTTCGATCTGAGCGCCGCGCATATCACGATCGGATCCGATGGTTCCGTCACGGACTGGACCCGCAACGGGACCCTTTCCGCGGCGGACGCGAAAAAGCTGATGGGCGCCTGCTTCAACATCAACCTTCTCACCCGCGAGCCGGCCGCGTATGTCCACGCGCGGACCTACACCCGCAGGCTCCTCTACGACACGATCGACTTCCTGGACGACGGGATCATCAACATGTCGACCAATGCTTCCGCGGAAGCCTTCAACTCCACGATTTACGGCCGAGGGGTGGATGCGAACACGCCTCCCACGACCGAAAGCTACAAGTACCTGACCAAGTACAATCGCACCACCGGTGCGTGGGACACGACGAGCCCGCGCCCGTAGCCCCGAACCGCTTTTCGATCGGACGCCGTACCCGCCCCGCCTCGAAAGAGGCGGGGCGTTTTTCTTCCCCGAAGGGAACGAAGGGACCGATCCGCGGCGGTCCGTCCGCGGCGGTCCCCTGTTGATTTCGGCGGGCCGTTTTCGTATGATGTTCCGGCTTTCCGAAGGGATACTGTCGACATCATCCTCGCCGTTGCGCCGGGAGCCTTATCCATCCATAAAGGGAGGTACTACCGCGTGGGAAAAAACATCGTCCAGAAGATCATTGACGCGCATTACGTATCGGGCGACAAGAAGCCGGGCAAGGAGGTCGCCGTCCGGATCGACCAGACCCTGACCCAGGACGCCACCGGCACCATGGCGTACCTGCAGTTCGAGGCGATGGGCGTTCCCCGGGTAAAGACCGAGAAGTCGGTCTCCTACGTCGACCACAACACGCTGCAGGAAGGGTTCGAGAACGCCGATGACCACCTGTACCTGCAGACGGTCGCCGCCAAGCACGGGATCTTCTACTCCCGCGCGGGGAACGGCATCTGCCACCAGGTCCACGTCGAGCGGTTCGGCGCCCCCGGCAAGACGATGCTGGGCTCCGACTCCCACACCCCCACGGGCGGCGGCATCGGGATGATGGCGATCGGCGCCGGGGGACTGGACGTCGCCGTGGCGATGGCGGGCGGCCCGTTCTACATGACGTATCCGAAGGTGGTCAAGGTGAACCTGACCGGCAAGCTCCAGCCGTGGGTGGCCGCCAAGGACGTCATCCTCAAGCTGCTGGAGATCCTGACGACCAAGGGGAACGTGGGGTCGATCGTGGAGTACGCCGGCGCCGGCGTCGAGACGCTGTCGGTCCCCGAGCGCGCCACGATCACGAACATGGGCGCCGAACTCGGCGTGACCACCTCGATCTTCCCCTCCGACAAGGTGACGAAGGCATTCCTCAAGGCCCAGGGCCGCGAGGAGGCGTGGGTGAAGCTCAAGGCCGACCCGTCGGCGAAATACGAGCGGGTGATCGACATCGACCTGACCGTGCTCGAGCCGATGGTCGCGATGCCCCACAGCCCCGACAACGTGAAGCGGGTGAAGGAGCTCGCCGGGAAGAAGGTCGACCAGGTGCTCGTGGGCTCCTGCACGAACGCCTCCTACAAGGACATCACCACCCTCGGTAAGATCCTCGAAGGCCGGACGATCAGCCCCAACGTGTCATTCGGCGTGGCGGCGGGCTCCCGGCAGGTCCTCCAGATGGCGGCGAAGGAGAGCAGCATCGCGAAGCTGGTGGGCGCCGGGGCGCGGATCCTGGAAAGCGCCTGCGGCTTCTGCATCGGCGCGGGCCAGGCGCCCCCGTCGGGAGGGGTCTCCGTGCGGACGAACAACCGGAACTTCGAGGGCCGGTCCGGAACGAAGGACGCCGGGATCTTCCTCGTCTCGCCGGAAACGGCGGCGGCGTGCGCCTTGACGGGCATGATGTCCGATCCGCGGGACGTCGCGGCGAAGCTCGGGATCGCGTACCCCGAGGTGAAGGTGCCCAAGAAGTTCCACATCGACGACTCGATGGTCCTGGCCCCCGCGGCGGAAGGCAACGGAGTCTCGGTCCGGCGCGGGCCGAACATCGGGAAGCCGCCGGAGAGCGCGCCCCTGCCCGAGTCGATCCGCGGCGCGGTCACGCTGAGAGTAGGCGACAAGATCACCACCGACCACATCATGCCGGCCGGGGCGCGGCTGAAATACCGCTCCAACATCGCGAAATACGCCGAGTTCGTCTTCGAGGGCGTCGACCCCACCTTCAGCAAGCGGTCCCTGGAGAACAAGGCGAAGGGGGTCCACAACGTGATCGTCGGCGGGCTCTCCTACGGGCAGGGTTCCTCGCGGGAGCACGCGGCGATCTGCCCCAGCTACCTGGGCGTCCGTGCGGTCATCACCAGGTCGTTCGAACGGATCCACTCCGCGAACCTGATCAACTTCGGCATCGTGCCGTTCCTCTTCGCCAACGAGGGCGACTATGACAAGATCGCCCAGGGCGACCAGGTCGAGATCCCGAACGTCCGGGAGGCGATCCGGAAAGGGAGCAAGCTCAAGGCGCGCAACGTCACGAAGGGGTTCGACTTCGAGATCACCCACTCCCTTACCGGGCGGCAGATCGACATCATCCTGGCCGGCGGGCGCCTGGCGTACACGAAGGAGAAGGGGTCGTTCTAGTCCATGGGAAAGGACGACTGGAAGTACGACGAAGACGCGCTGGAGGAGAGCGAGAAAGAGGATAAGAAGGCTGACCCGCCCCCGGAGAAGCAGTGCGGCAACTGCCTCCACTGGGTCGACCGGGAGGCGCTCTACTGCCCCTGGTGCGGGAAGCCGCTCGGGGATAAGGACCGAAGGCGCTGACTCCCCGGGAAGGGTCCGGCGGGATAAAAGAGGCAGAATATAAGGTCTTGACAAGGGCGCGGAATGATTGATAAGTTCACAAATGTTGCAAATTTTGGGCGGTTGCAAGTCCAAGTTTGACAGCGGAATCCAGTAAGGAGGTACAAAGAAGTGGCACAAGGAACGGTGAAGTGGTTCAACGACGCGAAGGGGTACGGGTTCATCGCCCAGGAGGGGGGTCCGGACGTGTTCGTGCATTTCAGCGCGATCAAGATGGACGGCTTCCGCTCCCTCAAGGAAGGCGAGCGCGTCGAGTTCGAGATCACCGAAGGCCCCAAGGGCCCACAGGCCGCCAACGTCACCAAGCCGTAACGGACGGGCAACCCCAAGGGGCGAAACAACCCCTGCAAACCAAAACCCCGGCGGGAAACCGCCGGGGTTTTTTTTTACCCCCCGGCACAAGCCGGCATCACAAAGTTGAGGCGAAGAGCTACTTCGCCTGTGGATTCGCCGGCGTGCCCGGCATCGCGGGGACCCCTGCCGGTCCCGCCGGCATCCCCGCCGGCGGGGCGGGCATCGACTGGGCGGGGGCGCCGGCGCCGCTCTTCATGATGCTGCGCGAGGCGGTGCTGCCGGAGAAGTAGGCGAGGAAAAGCGAGGTGAGCATGAAGATGACCGCCGCGCCCGCCGTCAGCTTGCTCAGGAAGCTGGTCGGCCCGGTGGAGCCGAACAGGGTCTGGGATGAGCCGCCGCCGAAGACCGCTCCGATGTCGGACCCCTTTCCCGTTTGCAGCAGGATGACGAGGATCAACGCGACGGATACGATCACGTGCAGGATGACGATCAGGGTATGCATGGTCCGTGGTTTCCTTCTGCGGAATTATTGGAACGTCACGATCTTCGCGAACGATTCGGGGGAGAGGCTCGCTCCCCCCACCAGCGCGCCGTCGATGTCTTCGTTCGCCATCAGCGCGGAAATGTTGTCGGGCTTCACGGACCCGCCGTAGAGGATCCGCACCGAATCGGCCGCCCCCCCCCACAGCTCCCGGAGCCGTCCCCGCAGGAAGGCGTGGACTTCCTGCGCCTGGGCCGGCGTCGCCGTCTTCCCCGTCCCGATGGCCCACACGGGCTCGTAGGCCACGATGACGCGCACAGCTTCGGCGGCGGGGATCTCCTTCGATCCTCCGGCGAGCTGCCGTCCGACCACGTCGAACGTCTTCCCGCCCTCGCGATCCGGAAGCATCTCCCCCACGCAGAGGATCGGGGTGAGCCCGGCGGCGAGTGCCGCACGGACCTTCCGGTTCGCCGCGTCGTCCGTTTCCGCGTAATATTGCCTCCGCTCGGAGTGGCCGATGATGCAGTGGGTCGCCCCGGCATCCTTCAGCATCCGGGTCGAAACCTCACCGGTGAACGCCCCGTCCTCCGCGAAGTGGACGTTCTGGGACGCCACCCCGATGCCGCTTCCCTGGACGAGCTGCGCCACCGCCGCGATCGACGGGTACGGCGGGGCGAGTACGATCTCGACCCCCCGGACGCCCGACACGAGCGGCAGGAAGGCCCGGACGAAGGCCGCGGATTCCCCCGCGGTCTTGTACATCTTCCAGTTGCCGGCGATGACCGGGGTGCGCATCGCGTCACTTCGCCCCGGAGACGAACTTCGCCAGGTCGACCAGGCGGCAGGAGTACCCCCACTCGTTGTCGTACCAGGAGAGCACCTTCGCCATCTTCCCGCCGATCACCTTCGTGGAGAGGGCGTCGAAGGAGGACGAGGCCGGGTCGTGGTTGAAATCGATCGAGACGAGCGGCTCGCTCACGTACTGGAGGATCCCCTTCATGGGCCCCTCGGAGGCCTTCTTCATCGCCGCGTTGATCTCCTCCGCCGTGACGTTCTTCGAAAGCTCCGCCGTCAGGTCCACCACGGATACGTTCGGGGTGGGGACGCGGATCGCCATCCCGTCGAGCTTTCCCTTCAGCTCGGGGATGACGAGCGAGACGGCCTTGGCGGCGCCCGTGGTCGTCGGGATCATCGACACCCCCGCGGCGCGCGCCCGGCGCAGGTCCTTGTGCGGCAGGTCGAGGATCTTCTGGTCGTTCGTGTAGGCGTGGATCGTGGTCATCAGGCCGCGCTCGATCCCGAAGCTGTCGAGCAGCACCTTGGCGACCGGGGCGAGGCAGTTCGTGGTGCAGGAGGCGTTGGAGATGATGAAATGCTTCTTCGGGTCGAACGTTTTTTCGTTCACGCCCATGACGAAGGTGGCGTCTTCCCCCTTCGCCGGGGCGGAGATGAGCACGCGCTTCGCGCCCGCCGCGAGGTGCTTCCCCGCGCCGTCCCGGTCCGTGTACCGGCCGGTGGATTCGATGACGACCTCGACACCCAGCTTCCCCCAGGGCAGTTCGGCGGCATCCTTGCACGCGAGGACCTGGATCTCCTTGCCGTTCACCACGATCGCGTTTTCCTTCACCTCGACGGACGCCTCGAAGCGGCCGTGCACGGAGTCGTACTTCAGGAGGTGCGCCAGGGTCTTCGCATCCGTGATGTCGTTCACGGCCACGATCTGGAGCGAGGGATCCTTGTACGCGGCGCGGAAGAAGTTGCGTCCGATCCGACCGAACCCGTTGATGCCGACTTTGACGGCCATATCGCGAACCTCCTGCACGGTAGTAGGATGATGATGCCGGAAAGGGAAGATTATACCCCTTGAGGGCCTTCTGTCAATTATTCCGGGTATATAATGAAATCCCCCGCGGGCCGGATCCCCGCGGGAGGGGGCGGATCGTGGAGCGGCGGACGATCGTGGTGACGCGGCGCCTGCCCGGGGTGCCGTGGGACGACCTGGCGAAGCGGTTCCTGGCGGGGGACCCCCCGAAGGACGGGGCGATGCCCCGGGAGGAATTCCTTGCCCGCGCCCGGGGGGCGTCCGGGATCCTGTGCACGCTGGCGGACCGGGTGGACGCGGAGCTGATGGACGCGGCCGGGCCCTCCCTTTCGGTCGTGTCGAACTTCGCCGTCGGGGTGAACAACGTCGATGTGGCCGGGGCGACCCGGCGCGGGATCCGGGTCTGCAACACGCCGGACGTGCTGACGGATGCTACGGCCGACCTCGGGTTCGCCCTTCTCCTTTCCGCGGCGAGAATGGTGTCGGACGCCGACCGGTTCGTTCGCGCGGGACGCTGGACCGGTTGGGACCCGTGGGGGTTCCTCGGAGTCCCCGTTGCCGGGAAGACGCTGGGGATCGTCGGAATGGGGAAGATCGGGGCCGCGGTGGCCCGCCGGTCCCGCGGCTTCTCGATGAAGGTCCTCTACCACAACCGACGCCGGGTGCCTCCTCCGGAGGAGGCCGGACTCGCGGCGGAATACCGCGATCTCGACGCCCTTCTCGCGGAGAGCGACTTCGTCGTGTTGTGCGTTCCTCTCACCCCGGAGACCCGCGGGCTGATCTCCACGGAGCGACTCGGGAGGATGAAACGGACGGCGGTCCTGGTGAACATCTCCCGGGGAGAGGTGGTGGACGAGGAGGCGGTGGCGACGGCGTTGGCGGAGGGGCGGCTGTTCGGGGCGGGACTCGACGTCTTCGAGAAGGAGCCGCGGATTCACCCCCGGCTGCTGTCGGCTCCTTCGGCGGTGCTCCTGCCGCACCTCGGGAGCGCGACCGGGGAGACCAGGGAGGCGATGGGACGGCTGGCGACGGAGAACCTGCTCGCGGTGCTCGACGGGCGGGAGCCGCCATGCCCCGTCAATTGAAGCCGATCCCCTTCCGGCGGAGGATGTCCATGGGGTCGATCGTCCCGGTCTTGGAGAAGGGGACCCGCACCACGCCGATGATCGGGGCGACCACGCCCACCGAGCCGTTGAACTCGTAGTTGAGCGACCGGGCATCGAGCACATCGCGAAGCGCATCGGCGAAGACGTCGGTCTGCAGCCGCACGGGCACCTTGACCACCGTTTCCCCGGAGGGCTCGATGCGCATCTCCTCGGTCCGTTCCCCATCGGCCAACCGCCGGGTTCCCACCGTCGCGGAGTAGGCGACGCTGGCCACCGTCAGGGCGTACGAATTCGGGTTGTTCACCGCGAGGTGAAGGATCACCTCGAGCGGGCCCCTGGACAGGAAGGGGTTGCCGGCGATCCCGATGTCGACGACCCGCACCTTCGGGTTTTTGAAAACCTCTTTCAGGAGAGGGCGGCACGAGGAGAGGGGAAGGCACGATGCTGCGAACAGAAGCAGGAGGACCCACCGCTTGACGATCCGCATCTCCGACGTCCGTGTCGATCCGTCGCTGCCGGAACGGTCTCTGCCCGCGCGCATATCCATGATTATAGGCGTTCCGATCGAGGAGGTGCAGCGGTTTTCCGTGGTCCGGCGGGGGTACGACGCCCGGCGGAAAGGCGACGTGCGCCGCGTCTACACGGTGGAGTGTTCCCTCGGCTCCCCCGCGGCGGAGGAGGCGGCGTGCGCCCGGGTTCCCGGCGCGAAGCGATATGAAGCGCCCCCCGACCCGTTCCCGAAATCCCCCGTGCGACGGCCGGACCTTCCTCCCGTCGTCGTGGGGGCCGGGCCGGCCGGGCTGTTCGCGGCCCTGACGCTGGCGCGGTTCGGCGCCCCCCCCGTCGTCCTGGAACGCGGGAGGCCGGTGGAGGAGCGGGGAGAGGACGTCGCCCGGTTCTGGCGCGACGGGACCCTCGACCCCGAGAGCAACGCCCAGTTCGGGGAGGGGGGCGCGGGAACGTTCTCGGACGGGAAGCTCACCACCCGGATCGGGGACCCCCTCGTGGACCACGTCGTGTCGACCTTTGCGGAGTTCGCGGGGATCCCGGGGCTCGTCAAGGACGCGAAGCCGCACGTGGGGACCGACCGGCTCCGTCACTTCTGCCGGCGGATGCGCGCGGAGCTCGCCTCCCTGGGCGCCACCGTCCGGTTCGGGGCGCGGGTCGAGGAGTTGTCGGTGTCGGAGGGGAAGGTGTGCGGGGTTCGCCTGGCGGGGGACGAAGAGGTCCGATCCCCGGTCGTCCTCCTGGCGACGGGCCACTCGGCGCGCGACACGGTGCGGCGGCTCTTCGCGCAAGGCGTCGGGATGTCGGCGAAGGCGTTCGCCGTCGGGTTCCGGGTGGAGCATCCCCAGGCGATGATCGACCGGATCCAGTACGGGTCGATGGCGGGGAAGGGCCTCCCCCCCGCGGAGTATCGTCTTGCGGCGCGCGCCCCCTCGGGCCGCGGGGTCTACTCCTTCTGCATGTGCCCCGGGGGAGAGGTGATGAACGCGGCGTCGGGGGAGGGGCAGTCGCCCGTGAACGGGATGAGCGTCCGGGCCCGCAACTCGGGGTTCGGGAACAGCGGGATCGTGGCGTCGGTCGCGCCCGCGGAGTTCGGGGAGGCGGGAGCGCGGGAGGGCGGCCCGCTGGCGGGAATCGATTTCCAGGAGGCGATCGAACGCCGCGCGTTCGACCGCGGCGGCGGCGGATACGGCGTGCCGGCCGCGAACCTGCTCGCCTTCCTCCGAGGGAAGGAGTTCCCCCCGTCTCCGGGCCGCCTCCTCGCCCCGCGGGTCGTCCCGGACGACCTGCGCGGCATCCTGCCGGGTGCGGTGGAGGAGGACCTCCGCTTCGGGCTGCTCCGGTTCGGGGGGGCGATGCGGGGGTTCCTCACCCGGGAGGCGACGTTGTACGCCGTCGAGTCCCGGACCTCTTCGCCCGTGCGCATCGAGCGGGTAAATTACGAGTCGGTGACGCACAAAGGGTTGTATCCTGTCGGGGAGGGCGCGGGGCACGCCGGCGGGATCGTCTCCTCGGCCGTGGACGGGATCCGCGCCGCCCTCCGTATCCTCGAAACCTTATCCTGAGTGGAAAGCAGGGGTGCCGATGCAGAAGACGCGTTACGTGAAGGACCTCAAGGAGGGGGAGCAGGTCCGCGACCTGTTCCTGGTCGGGAACAAGGCGCTGTTGACCAGCAACGCCGGGAAGCCGTACCTGACCTTGCAGCTTCGCGACCGGACGGGACAGATCGAGGCGAGGGTGTGGGACCGCGCCGAGGACATGGGAAAGCGGTTCGAACGGGACGACGTGGTCGAGGTGGGCGGCACCGCCATCGCTTACCAGGGGCGCGTCCAGCTCAAGGTCCACGACGTCCGGCGGGAGGAAGGCGGGACGAAGGACCTCTCCGAGTACCTCCCGGTCACGAAGAAGGGGATCGAGCCGCTCTGGAAGACGCTCCAGGAGTACATCGCGGCGGTGAAGGACCCGGACCTGGCGCGGCTCCTCGCGGCCGTCTTTCCCGACCCGCCGGATGCGGACGTGGCGCGCCGCTTCCGCCAGGCGCCGGGCGGAAAGACGATGCATCACGACTACATCGGGGGGCTGCTGGAGCACACGGTCTCCGTCGCGGGGATCTGCCGCATGCTGTCGGCCCACTACGAGGGCGTGGACGCGGACCTGCTCCTCGCCGGGGCCCTGCTGCACGATGTCGGGAAGGTACACGAGCTTTCCTATGAGGGGGCGTTCGACTACACGGACGAGGGGCGCCTGCTGGGCCACCTCTACATGGGGACCGAGTACGTGAGCCGCGTCTGCGACTCCCTCTCCGGTTTTCCGCCGGAAAAGACCATGCTGGTGAAGCACATCATCCTGTCACACCATGGGGAGCTCGAGTACGGCTCCCCGAAGCGGCCCAAGACGCTGGAGGCGATCCTGCTCCATCACGTGGAGAACATGGACGCGAAGGCGACCGCGTTCGGGGACGCCATCGCCGAGCTGCGCGAGGGGGTTCGCTGGACCGACTACCAGAGGATGTTCGAGCGGTACCTCTTCTCCGGGAAGTTCCCGAAGGAATAACCGCCCATGGAAGGCTGGAAGAATTTCCTCGAGGAACGGGAGCGGCGACATCTGCTGCGGAGGCTCGTCCCGTCGTCCGGGCGCGCCCCCGCCCTCGCGGTGCGGGACGGCCGGGAATACGTCGACTTCTCCTCCAACGACTATCTCGGGCTGTCGTCCCACCCCGCGCTGGTCGCGGCGGCGCGGGAGGCGCTCGACCGGTACGGCGTCGGATCCGGGGCGTCCCGCCTGATGAGCGGGGACCTGGCGATCCACCACGAGCTCGAGGAGGGCGTGGCGGTGTTCAAGGGGAGCGAGGCGGCCCTGGTCTTCAACTCCGGCTA of the bacterium genome contains:
- the gap gene encoding type I glyceraldehyde-3-phosphate dehydrogenase — encoded protein: MAVKVGINGFGRIGRNFFRAAYKDPSLQIVAVNDITDAKTLAHLLKYDSVHGRFEASVEVKENAIVVNGKEIQVLACKDAAELPWGKLGVEVVIESTGRYTDRDGAGKHLAAGAKRVLISAPAKGEDATFVMGVNEKTFDPKKHFIISNASCTTNCLAPVAKVLLDSFGIERGLMTTIHAYTNDQKILDLPHKDLRRARAAGVSMIPTTTGAAKAVSLVIPELKGKLDGMAIRVPTPNVSVVDLTAELSKNVTAEEINAAMKKASEGPMKGILQYVSEPLVSIDFNHDPASSSFDALSTKVIGGKMAKVLSWYDNEWGYSCRLVDLAKFVSGAK
- the tpiA gene encoding triose-phosphate isomerase; the encoded protein is MRTPVIAGNWKMYKTAGESAAFVRAFLPLVSGVRGVEIVLAPPYPSIAAVAQLVQGSGIGVASQNVHFAEDGAFTGEVSTRMLKDAGATHCIIGHSERRQYYAETDDAANRKVRAALAAGLTPILCVGEMLPDREGGKTFDVVGRQLAGGSKEIPAAEAVRVIVAYEPVWAIGTGKTATPAQAQEVHAFLRGRLRELWGGAADSVRILYGGSVKPDNISALMANEDIDGALVGGASLSPESFAKIVTFQ
- a CDS encoding LEA type 2 family protein, yielding MRIVKRWVLLLLFAASCLPLSSCRPLLKEVFKNPKVRVVDIGIAGNPFLSRGPLEVILHLAVNNPNSYALTVASVAYSATVGTRRLADGERTEEMRIEPSGETVVKVPVRLQTDVFADALRDVLDARSLNYEFNGSVGVVAPIIGVVRVPFSKTGTIDPMDILRRKGIGFN
- a CDS encoding D-glycerate dehydrogenase, which gives rise to MERRTIVVTRRLPGVPWDDLAKRFLAGDPPKDGAMPREEFLARARGASGILCTLADRVDAELMDAAGPSLSVVSNFAVGVNNVDVAGATRRGIRVCNTPDVLTDATADLGFALLLSAARMVSDADRFVRAGRWTGWDPWGFLGVPVAGKTLGIVGMGKIGAAVARRSRGFSMKVLYHNRRRVPPPEEAGLAAEYRDLDALLAESDFVVLCVPLTPETRGLISTERLGRMKRTAVLVNISRGEVVDEEAVATALAEGRLFGAGLDVFEKEPRIHPRLLSAPSAVLLPHLGSATGETREAMGRLATENLLAVLDGREPPCPVN
- a CDS encoding HD domain-containing protein; amino-acid sequence: MQKTRYVKDLKEGEQVRDLFLVGNKALLTSNAGKPYLTLQLRDRTGQIEARVWDRAEDMGKRFERDDVVEVGGTAIAYQGRVQLKVHDVRREEGGTKDLSEYLPVTKKGIEPLWKTLQEYIAAVKDPDLARLLAAVFPDPPDADVARRFRQAPGGKTMHHDYIGGLLEHTVSVAGICRMLSAHYEGVDADLLLAGALLHDVGKVHELSYEGAFDYTDEGRLLGHLYMGTEYVSRVCDSLSGFPPEKTMLVKHIILSHHGELEYGSPKRPKTLEAILLHHVENMDAKATAFGDAIAELREGVRWTDYQRMFERYLFSGKFPKE